In Thermococcus sp., one DNA window encodes the following:
- a CDS encoding MazG nucleotide pyrophosphohydrolase domain-containing protein, with protein sequence MEIREFQDMIREIYFHKDSKRGVERTFLWFVEEVGELSEAIRKNDREAMEEEFADVLAWLASLANLLGIDIEEAAKRKYPGVCPYCGKNPCECEEK encoded by the coding sequence CAGGGAGATTTATTTCCACAAGGACTCTAAGCGGGGCGTTGAGAGAACCTTCCTCTGGTTCGTCGAGGAAGTCGGAGAGCTGAGCGAGGCGATAAGGAAGAACGACCGCGAGGCGATGGAAGAGGAGTTCGCCGACGTTTTAGCCTGGCTCGCCAGTTTGGCGAACCTCCTCGGAATAGATATCGAGGAGGCGGCAAAGAGGAAGTATCCCGGCGTCTGTCCATACTGCGGGAAGAACCCGTGCGAATGCGAGGAGAAATGA